GTAAGATACATAATTTCCTTTCAAAACCCTGTAAAGTACACTACATGATAGATTCACCGCCAAAGAACTGCTGATTAATTGTTTCCGGGATTGAGATTCTTGTCAATGAGAACCATGTTCAAATTGTTGGCAATTTCACCTAACCCAATATCTGTAAATGCAGCCATAATCCTTTCACATGCAAGCATATCAAAATCTGAGGCAGTTGATTGCTTCCATTGATCAATAACTTCACCCACTTCTTTTGTATGCCCAAGCATTAAATATGAAGAAACAACACAAATATAATTCCTGCTAATCATTTTCTGGTTAGTCATTCTCAAGGATTTCCATATCTGATCTATTTTATCCTTATTTCCCAACCCAGCATAGAGAATGATTAAGAAGTCATATGTTATCCACTGCCTTTGGGAGATTCTTTTTTCAGCCTCAACAAGGGTGTTTGAAGCAGCATTCTCAAGATGACCTACTTTAACATATATATTTGCCAGGTTCAAATATCTTGTCCAACTTTCATCAGAACCAGCACCATAACTCATTTCATCAAGAATCCTTCTAACTTCATCAACATTAAAAGTAGCAGCACAGGAACTAATCCAGAGGTTGTAGGTGAAGATATCTGGAGCAACCTTTTGTTGTTTCAGTTCTTCAACAACTAAGGGAACCTTTTCAAGCTGTCCGACTGACACGTAAAGTGTCATCAACTCGTTGTAAGTGAGGGCATCAAAGGAGAGATTGGAATCCTTAATCCTTTGATAAAGTTCTTCAGCCTTTTCAATCAGTTTTGCTCCTGCATAAGAATGGAGGAGGGCTGTGTAAGTTTCAGTTGTCTTTGCAGCAAGAGGTAGACCCTCGAAGTAACGCTCTGCAGCATCAATGCCGAAAACTTTAGTCATCAAATCTATGCGGACTGCATAATCAGAGTCTGATAATTGGTATTCATCATGGGCAACCATCCATTCTGATATCTGCAATCATCAATAGTCACAAACTGCAGAGCCGTAGATCCAACAGAAAATAAGAGAGCAATATTCATAGTAGAGCCTTCCATGCTCAATGTGCTCttataaattttaaactttttgttCCATTACAGTCAAAATTCAAATGCCAATGGGACTATTTATCAAAGTCCATACTTAGTGTATTACCAACCACTATATGATTCTTCATTTCAGCCATTATAAGCATAGCACAACTATAATACTTGAAACCTTACAGACCTAATAAAACTCCAAATCTCAAACTGTATTATTCTAAGCTGAAACTGTGTGCAGGATCAAGTTTCATGGTgagaaaataagagaaaatgagAGACAATTTTGAGGTGCTGGGAAAGCTCCCTTTTCTTATTGAATGCAACAATTAGAGTGAGAATCTAACTATATTACAACAGTTTTCTATTTATAGACATAGCTAACTAACTAAGTGCCCGCTGTATGCTGAGTCATCATCACAACTAACAAGTAACAACCTAACACTCTAACTTATTAGCCAAGCTAACTGATCAGGGAATAGCTAATGCATTTCCAACTTGCTCAGTGTCACTCTCATCACTCTATTTTGCTAAATTTCAAGAGATGCTAAGAGATATGAACTTAATGACCAATTTAGAGAACTAGCTCTCTAGACAAAAGGATCCCTGACCTTAATTCACAAAATGATTATTTGTCCTCTATTATTTGAGGCTCAAAGCCTTGGTTTTTATACAAAAAACAAACAACTAACTCCATAAAAACTATCTAATAATACTAGCAAGTTAACCATCTAAATCACTAAAATTCCAATCACCATGAGAAAGGAAAAGATCAAATAGAAACCTCAAGAGCATGTTTATAGCGCTGAGATCTTCTAAGGTCTTTGGATATATCCCGAAGCTCGGAAGCTGTAATTGTATTCCCTTCAAGGACCCATTTTTGAATAATATTTGTGGCGCTTCGCTTTGGGAGCCTTAACCTCATGATTCTGCTCCTTAGGTCATCACCATCTTCAGCCACAGAGCTATGAGTCTCTTCTTCAATCGCCACGTCACTGTTCACAGCACCCGAGGACGAAAATCTTGATAGGTTTGATGCTCCCTTCAGGAAACAAGGCTGCTGCTGATAGATATAGCTGCTGTTTCTGCATGATATGACCAATTGCAATAATCGTGGGTGAGTTGAGAACTACCAATACCCTAAACAACTTCAATCTGATTGGTTAGTgagaaaatgcaagaaaatcaaagaaattttcgaactttCACATGTTCCGAATCTGGGGTTTTTGGAGGGTTCAATCAGTGGGATGTATATACATTGATTGGAAAAGAGGGTGAGCATGACATTAACATCAAATCACAGCTGCAAAGTGTGATTTTGGAACATCGAGTATTCGAGTGAGAGAGTAGTTAGGCTTACCGTCTGAGAGCGAAGAACAGCGAGCGACACGCCATTGGGGGCGTTTGCTTCCTTCACCTTGATTCTCTCTGCTCTCAGCTATTCCACTTTTACATTATACCTTTAATATGTCTAATTTctgaaatatttaaaatacaatttgagagtttattttttaaagatgatcggtaatatgtaaaatatatttattaagaTTTTAAGTGTGATAATACATCTTTTGATTTGTAAATGTTGAATATCATATTAGAGAGATAGGTTGTATATAAATTATTCTGAGAGATATAGGCTTTATATAAGTTATTCTGTTTTGATATAGTTTCTATTTTTAGATATCTGATTTTGTTGTATCTCCTAGTATTAAGGGATTTAATTTCTgtacctatatatatatatatatatatatacatatatatatatatatatatatatatatatatatatataattgtagAAACTGTAAATGTTTTAACTAAAGAACAAACCTCTACACTAGTTAAAATAATTGACAAGTTAGAAGATACACCATTAAGGGATGAGTTTATAAGACAATTAGCtgaattagttaaaaaaaaaagaagaaagtaagcAAGAAATAAGAccaatagaaataaaagaaatttataatCGTTTTAAAAACCCACAAGAAGAAGTTTCCCTTAATTCTCTCAAAGAAGAGATAAAAAAGTTAAAGAGAGAAGTTTCagaattaaaacaacaaaatattaATACGGACTACAAATTACtaaaaatagaaggagaaaacataataaaaatccaaGAACAATCTTTGCAAAATAATGAAGGGACTAGTAATATAACAATTCCCGAGAATTATATTAACCTAGGTacagaaaattatataaatattttaacatTATTAGTAAGTCAAAAATGGTTCACTACGATAACTTTGATAGTAGgagaagaaaaatttgatttaatagcTATGGTAGATTCAGGAGCAGATGTTAATTGTATACAAGAAGGATTAATACCCACAAAATATTATGAGAAAACTACAGAAAGAGTCTTAATGGCAGAAAATGACAAAATGACTATAGACTATAAGTTATCTAAAgcaaaaatttgtaaaaatagGGTATGCTTTGCCACTACATTCTTTTTAGCAAGGAATATATCTCATCAAGTTATATTAGGAAATCCttttactttattattatatCCCTTTAATGTCGACATCGACGGAATAACTTGTACAAGAATCCCTAATCATCTTGTCCATTTTGAATTTCTCAC
This sequence is a window from Arachis stenosperma cultivar V10309 chromosome 10, arast.V10309.gnm1.PFL2, whole genome shotgun sequence. Protein-coding genes within it:
- the LOC130954207 gene encoding pentatricopeptide repeat-containing protein At5g09450, mitochondrial, coding for MACRSLFFALRRNSSYIYQQQPCFLKGASNLSRFSSSGAVNSDVAIEEETHSSVAEDGDDLRSRIMRLRLPKRSATNIIQKWVLEGNTITASELRDISKDLRRSQRYKHALEISEWMVAHDEYQLSDSDYAVRIDLMTKVFGIDAAERYFEGLPLAAKTTETYTALLHSYAGAKLIEKAEELYQRIKDSNLSFDALTYNELMTLYVSVGQLEKVPLVVEELKQQKVAPDIFTYNLWISSCAATFNVDEVRRILDEMSYGAGSDESWTRYLNLANIYVKVGHLENAASNTLVEAEKRISQRQWITYDFLIILYAGLGNKDKIDQIWKSLRMTNQKMISRNYICVVSSYLMLGHTKEVGEVIDQWKQSTASDFDMLACERIMAAFTDIGLGEIANNLNMVLIDKNLNPGNN